The DNA sequence GCGTGTGGGCTCCAGGCCCAGCGCCCCTACACTCCCGTCGCCACGATGGCCCCCAGCAGCGCGACCGGGGCCGTCTCCGCCCGCAGGATGCGGGGGCCGAGGGTCACGGCGACGGCCCCCCTCCCGACCAGCTCCGCCACCTCGGCGTCCGCGAGGCCACCCTCGGGGCCGGTCAGGATGGTCACTGGAGCATCCCAGGTCAGGCGGTCGGTGAGGCGGCCGGTGCTGCCCGGCTGCGCGACGAAAAGGTGGCCCCCCCAGGTCAGCCCAGTTAGGGAAACGGGGGCCAGGACCTCCGGCGTGACCGCGCGGCGCGACTGCTTGCTGGCCTCCTCAGCGATGCGGCGTAGCCTTTGCAGCTTCTGCACCCCGATCTCGCGGGCATCGGCGTGCCGGGTGACGAGGAGTTGAATCTGGGCCGCCCCCAGCTCCGTCGCCGCCCGCACCACGTCCGCCAGCTTGTCGCCCTTGAGGAGCGCCACCGCCAGCGTGACGGGTTGGGGCATCTCGGCGGCTCCAGTGAGACGCTCGCCCAGGGTCAGCACCGCCCGCAGGTCGTCCAGCAGGGCCACCGTCGCCCCCGCCTCCTCCCCCCGACCGTCAAAGACGCGCACCTCGTCGCCCTCCCGCAGCCGCAGGACGTGGAGGTGC is a window from the Deinococcus apachensis DSM 19763 genome containing:
- a CDS encoding 16S rRNA (uracil(1498)-N(3))-methyltransferase; translation: MAPHRVRVDALAPEMSLGPREARHLHVLRLREGDEVRVFDGRGEEAGATVALLDDLRAVLTLGERLTGAAEMPQPVTLAVALLKGDKLADVVRAATELGAAQIQLLVTRHADAREIGVQKLQRLRRIAEEASKQSRRAVTPEVLAPVSLTGLTWGGHLFVAQPGSTGRLTDRLTWDAPVTILTGPEGGLADAEVAELVGRGAVAVTLGPRILRAETAPVALLGAIVATGV